The Bartonella sp. HY328 genome contains the following window.
AACATAGGATATTTTCCTTGTCGAGAAAGACAATATTAAAATTGGTTTACATTTTTAATGGAGGTTATTGGGCGCTATTTTTGCCCCGCTCATTTGATTTTCTTGTATCTTGATAAGTGCATTTGCAAGCTGTTCTATACCGTCAATGGTATGGATTGAACCATTCATTGCTTGAGCATTTATAGTTATGATGCGCTGGTCTTTAACAGCATTCATCAGCTTGGTAACCGGATCACTTTGTAGGAAGTTAATTTTTACATCGGCATGATCGGCGGGAAAGCGTTTGCGCTGCATATCGGCAATTACCAAAATTGTTGGATTATCCTTAGCAATTGTTTCCCAACCCATGGTTGGCCAATCGAAATCCGATTGAGCAATATTTTTTATGTTAAGAGTTTTAAACATATAGGCAGGTGCGCCAAGACGTCCACCAATGAAGGGATCTGATTGCAGTGTGGAACTTGAAAACCACATAATTCCCGAAATATCTTTGATATTAAGGGATTTTGCCTTTTCAATTGCGGCTTTTTCTCGTGCCTTTAATGTTTCAATGACTTTATCACCACGCTCTTCCACGTCAAAAATTTGGGATAATTCATGGATTTCTTTATAGATAATTTCCATGTCAAAGGGGGTAGTGCGTAAACCATCATTGCCGGCAAGATTATCCTTACCCTCGCAATCTGCGGGCGATGTGTAAACTGGAATGGCTAGATCATCAAATTGGCTATAGGTTGCAGTTGCGCCAACTGGGCCAATTGTCCATTCATATTGATTGGCAATCATATCTGGCTTTTGGGCAACTACAGATTCAAAGCTTGGTTCATTATCAGCAAGACGTTTAATTTGTGCATCAATGTCTTTAAATTCAGGCATGACAGGCTCAAACCATAAGGCCGTGCCTTTAACCTTGTCACTAAGGCCTAAAAGGTAGAGAATTTCTGTGCTGGTTTGACCAACCGAAACCACATTTTGCGGCTTCTTTTTAAATTCTATAATTCGGCCGCAATTATTAAGTTTTAGTGGATATTGGGTAGAGGCAGCCTCTGCCGTGTTATTTAATGCGATAAGCGGTAAAATAACGAGCGAAGACAATGTTAAAACTTTTTGAAAAAAAGAAGATGTCGGGATTAGCATAGGTTTTCCGTAAGATTTTAAAATGAAGAAATAGCCGCATATAAAACCGCAGTGAAACGCCGCGATTTCAAAAGGGAGGTAAATCAAGGCGATTTACACTCCGGCTAATTAGAAAAATTTTGGGCTTTTAATTGATTGCTTGGTAAAGCCGTTGCTGAATAAAGGGGGAATTTGATAATTTATGCAGGCTTTTAGCGATGAATAATACCCCAAGATCAATGAGTGGTTCCACCAAGACAACGCTCATATAAGCAATAGCAAAACTGCCAATATTAACTGCTGTCTCGCTACTAAAGCCTTCGCCGTAAAATGCCCAAAACGCCACCCAAGCAACAATACCACCTTGATAACTGGTTGATAAAGCTAGGGCTTGTTTATAGCCTATATCTTTGTAGGCGCTATTTTGTGGAATGATTTTATTGGCAAGCCACGCCATAGCAAAAAGCGGCATCAATAGCGTTGTGACATTCATACCATATTGGGGAAGATCAAAGGGCGCAAAAAACAACCCTTGTAAGAGGAGACCTAATGTTAGTCCTATTGCAGTTGGAGCGGCACCAAAAATTAAAAATAATGATGATCCAAGGATAAGATGAACTTCTGAAACGCCCACTGGATGATGGGGGAAGATTTCAAAAAAAGTAAAAACAAGGGCAGTGGTAATGAGGCTGCGCGCCAAAAGAGATATGATACCACCATCTTTGCTTTTTTGATGAAAGCTATCAGAGGTTTTTTGAGGAAAAATTGTCCTTAATGCCAATTTGGCTGTAATTCCAAGAGCTGCAAATGCTGTTGCATAGCTCAAAATAATTTTAGCGCCGGAAACGACGCCCGGTTCAATATGCATTTTTATGCCTTCCTGCACCCACCGTGCAAAAATAATTGCGCAAAAGGCGAAACGCCTGATGATTGACGGCAGGTCTCCTGGCTTGCGGAATGGCGATGACAAACAACCTTCCCATTCATTGGATTGGCCTAATTTAAAGCTAATCTTAAACAGTGGTTTGCAGCTTTTACTGCACTATATTTGTTATCTACCGCTTACAGTTGCGGGGGCAGCCATGGCTTGGGTCCTTTATAAAGTTAACCCGTCCCATGTTCCCTATTAGTCCCCTATGAAGTCCATCATTCGGGGAACCGTCGCAGCTAGGTTAACTATTTCGCATAATAACGTCAATCAAATTCTTACTATTGTTACGATATAACATTACAATTGTAAAGAAGAAAAGGCGTTAAAACATAGTTGAATAGAATATTGCAAAATTTAAAAATTTAGTTTCATTGAGGATTAGAAAGCATTTTACAAGCAGCGAAACAATAATCGCGTTCCACTTTTGCAACGCGAACAAAATAATCTGAATAAAATTTGGACTTGCCAAGTTTTTGAGCAATTTGATGATCGATGTTGTTCTTCCATGATTTAATACTTGCTTCATCACGCCAAAAGGAATTGGTAATCCCAAAACCATTTTCATCGCGGACAGATTCAGCGCCAAGACAGCCTGTTTGTTGCAGTGCAAGCTCTACCATTTTTTCTGCTATTTGATGATATTCATCATCGCCAAGGCTCCGTTGCGATGAAAAAGCAACAAGATAATAAGGAGGAGGTGTTTTGGCGAACATTTTTAAATCCTTTGCTTAAATCAAAATCTGCAATTAAAGCAATTTTTTAAATATAGGATGAGAAAACAAGCGAGCCATTTTTTTACTTTACATTGAAAACCAATAAAAACTTATACTGATCTCCAAATACCTCGGAATAATTGTTTGATAAGATATAGATGCTATTTGCTTTTCTTTTTTAAACCGCGGCAGATGATTTTAATAAATTTACCAATCTGCTTATCTAGTAAGGCAGGGGGAACGCCTACATCTCGGCTATCAAGGCTAATGGATACAAGGCCGTGAATTCCTGAAAATATGGTTTGTGAAAAGAGCTTCACTTCTTCACTATCTGCGCCCTTCATCAATTCACCAAGCGGCTTATCAACCACTTGAAAAGGCCGTAATCTTTCATGCGATACCCAATCCGGAACAGGCTTATCTTGCGGCAATTGATGGTCGAATAAAGTGCGCCATAAATTATAATTATCACGGGCAAAATGATGATAAGCGCGCGCCGTTACAATCAGCATATCTTCAGCCGTTTGTGGTTGTTCATCATTAAATTCAGCTTCTATTGCGGTTTCAAGCCGCACCAAAGTTTTCGAGCTAACGCGTAATAATAGCTCATCTAGATCCGTAACTAGATTATAGATTTGTCCAAGACCAACGCCGATTTCATCAGCAAGCTCACGCGCTTTAAAACCGTTCAATCCCTTAGCGGCAATAGCCCGCTCCGCCGCGTCAATAAGGGCGATGCGTTGCTGTTCTCTTTTTAATGTCGTTTTAGCAATTTTTTCTTTAGCCATGAACGAGGTTCATATCATAATTAAGCATCAATTGCAAGTTGGGAAGAGTGTATTGCGATAAATTTGTTGTGTTTCAGCGAAATGCTTCATGATGGAGCTCAGTTGGTTTGGCAACTAAATTTAAAGCATATGGTCTAATCTATCTCCTTTGTCATGACACTATCATGTTTTTAGAACTATTTTATCCACAGGCAAAAAATATATCGCTTTTTCCTTAAAATATTCACCAATCGGCTGTATTTTTTGTTTAGAATAGGTTTTGTAAAACCAGATTTATTATCGTGAATTGCAAAATTTTAGATTCGCACCTAAGCCATAGGGTTTTCTTTGTTAATTTTTTTGCCAATTTACGTGAGTGTGAAATAATTTTGAAAATTTTGTTTTTAAAAAAATCATAACTTTCTTCTGGTAGATCATACTGATGCCGAATGGTGGCAAATAGGATTTAAATGATGGGATAGCGCTTTGTCGCTTGTAGTAATGGGGTTGATATAATGGTGACAACAAGGGAAGCGATGCTGGTTTTACTAATCCTGCTCCCCTTCATAGGCAGTGCAATAATTGGCTTTTTTCGCTCCACCGCTAAGAATAATGAAGCGTGGTTTGCAGGCTCTGTTGCGCTTTTTGGTCTGTTGCTCACTATCATGCTTTATCCCTCGATTATGAATGGTGATGCGGTACGCTTACAAATAGATTGGTTGCCGCAATGGGGAATCAATATTATTTTGCGGATGGATGGTCTTGCTTGGCTGTTCTTGCTGATGATCAATGGTATTGGCTTATTGGTTGTAATTTATGCGCGCTATTATATGGATCCGGCTGATCCCGTACCACGCTTCTTTTCTTTTTTCCTTGCCTTTATGGGGGCAATGACCGGTATTGTTTTATCTGGCAATATCATCATGCTGGTGATTTTTTGGGAATTAACCAGTATTTTCTCGTTTTTGCTGATCGGGTATTGGTATCATAATGCTAGCGCCCGTGATGGCGCGCGTATGGCCTTAACGGTTACTGGCCTTGGCGGTTTTGCCCTTTTGGTTGGTATGCTTTTATTGGGGCATATTGTTGGTAGTTATGATCTTGATGTGGTGCTAAAGTCTGGCGATATTATTCGCTCAAGTCCACTTTATTTGCCAGCCCTTATCCTTATTCTTTTGGGTGCGCTTACCAAAAGTGCGCAATTTCCATTTCATTTTTGGTTGCCAAATGCTATGGCCGCGCCAACCCCGGTATCGGCTTATTTACATTCAGCAACCATGGTCAAGGCAGGGGTTTTCTTATTAGTGCGGCTGTGGCCAGTGCTTGCCGGCACTGACGCATGGTTTTGGATCGTTGGTCTATCTGGGCTCACCACTTTATTTCTGGGTGCTTATTTTGCTATGTTTCAGCAGGACCTTAAAGGGCTTCTTGCTTATTCAACCATTAGTCACCTAGGGCTTATCACTACATTATTAAGCCTTGGCAGTCCGCTTGCTTGTGTCGCTGCGATTTTCCATATGGCTAACCATGCGACTTTTAAAGCGTCTCTTTTCATGGCGGCAGGTATTATTGACCATGAAACTGGCACGCGTGATATGCGCAAGCTCACTGGGCTTGCGCGCTATATGCCAATAACTGCGGCACTTGCGATTATTGCGAGTGCTGCCATGGCTGGTGTGCCGTTGTTAAATGGGTTTCTTTCCAAAGAAATGTTCTTTGCTGAAGCTATTGAAACCCATGTTGAATCGTGGCTTGATTTGGCAACACCTTATATTGCGACCATTGCTAGCCTATTTTCAGTTACTTATTCTGTCCGGTTTATCCATGGGGTATTTTTTGGGCCTAAACCTCAAGATCTACCAAAAACACCGCATGAGCCACCGCATTTTATGCGCTTGCCAATAGAGTTGTTGGTAGGGCTTTGTCTGCTTGTTGGCATTTTACCTAATTGGAGTATCGGGCCAGCCCTTTCAGGTGCGGTAAAATCTGTGCTTGGTAGTGCTACACCTCATTACAGCCTTGCCCTTTGGCATGGCTTTAATACGCCGCTGATTATGAGCTTAATTGCTCTTGTTGGCGGTATATTGCTTTATATAGTTGGGCGTCGTTATTTCCTTTCTTGCGAAGATGGGCCACCTTTTTTCCGTCATATCAAAGGTCAGAGAATTTTTGAGCGGGTTTTGGTTACTATTTCATGGAAATGGGCGCGTTGGGCTGAACAGTTTTTTGGTACACGCCGTTTGCAAACGCAGGTGCGCTGGGTGATACTTGTGCCGATTGCGTCTGTTTTTGCCGCCATTGCCATTATTGGTATTATGCCAGGTGATTTACCGCTAACCACGATTGATCCTGTTTTTGCGATCTTTTGGATTATTGGTGGTACATGCGCCCTTTGTGCTGCTTGGCAAGCAAAGTTTCACCGTTTAGCATCTTTGATGTTGGTTGGCGGTGCTGGACTTATGACATGCGTCACTTTCTTGTGGCTTTCTGCGCCGGATTTAGCACTAACCCAATTATTGGTGGAAGTCGTAACAACCGTTCTTTTGCTTTTGGGCCTACGTTGGTTGCCAAAGCGCTGGCAAGATCCAGATCCAATGCCTGCCGGACTATCAGCACGCTTTCGCCGTTTGCGAGATTTGTTAATTGCTATTATTGGTGGTTGTGGTTTGGCTTGGCTTTCCTATGCTATTATGACAAGGGGCGCTTTGGATGCCGGCGGCGATACTATTGCCGAGTTTTTCTTGAAAAATGCCTATGTTGGTGGTGGTGGCACCAATGTTGTGAACGTGCTTCTGGTTGATTTCCGTGGTTTTGATACAATGGGTGAAATATGCGTCCTTGGTATTGTGGCGCTGACGGTTTTTGCGCTTCTACGCCGGTTTAGACCAGCTTCTGAAAGTATTGAATCGCCCTCGCAGCAGCGTATTCAAACCGCATTTGATATTAATCAGCCAGAGCGTGAAGAAGGCGATACCTTGCAGGATTATTTGACCATTCCGCAAATAACCATGCATTGGTTATTTCCAGCGATTATTGGTCTTGCCATTTATATCTTTATGCGCGGCCATGATTTGCCGGGCGGTGGTTTTGCCGCCGGTGTTACCATGGCGATTGGCTTTATCTTGCAGTATCTTGCGTCTGGTACACGCTGGGTTGAAGATCATTTAACTATTTTGCCAGTGCGCTGGATGGGCTTTGGTATATGTGTTGCGCTTGCAACGGGCGTCGCATCGTGGTTTTTCGGTTATCCATTCCTGACCACCTATTTTAATTACCTTGAAATTCCCTTTATTGGTAAAATGCCAACCGCTTCTGCTTTATTATTTGATCTTGGGGTTTTTGCCTTGGTTGTTGGTGCAACGGTTTTGATGCTGATTGCGCTTGCTCACCAATCCATACGCCGCTACCGCGTGCGTAAAGAAGAAACCATTGTGAAAGAGGATAATTAATATGGAAATAATTCTCGCTCTTGCTATTGGTATTCTTGGCGGTTCTGGTATTTGGCTTTTATTGCGGCCACGTACATTTCAGGTGATTATCGGTCTTTCACTTCTGTCTTATGCGGTAAATATTTTTATTTTTTCGATGGGGCGATTAAAGATGAATGCCGCACCGATCACATCAAATGCCGGTAGCATTGATCCTACACAATTTACGGATCCTGTGCCGCAAGCCCTTGTTTTAACCGCTATTGTTATTGGCTTTGCCACCACAGCTCTTTTTCTTGTGGTATTGCTTGTTGCTCGTGGGCTTACCGGCTCTGACCATGTTGACGGAAGGGAGCCAAATTAATGGGAAACGCCCTTTATCATCTCATTATCATACCGATCATTTTGCCTTTGGCTGTTGCGGCAGTGCTGTTGTTTTTCGACGAGCGTCGCCATACGTTAAAATTGCTTTCAGCAATTATTACTAGTGGCTTGCTGGTGCTGGTGGCAATTGCGCTTATTGCGCGGGCTAAGGATATAACTCCTGGTGCTGATGTTTATTTGCTTGGCAATTGGGCTGCGCCTTTCGGTATTGTTTTGGTGCTTGATCGTTTATCGGCAGTTTTGCTTTTGCTGTCTTCATGCCTTATGCTTGGTTCGCTTGTTTATTCCTACACTCATTGGAATAAAGCAGGGCCGCATTTCCCCTCGCTCATGTTGTTTTTATTAGCCGGGGTTAATGGTGCATTCTTAACCGGCGATCTTTTTAATCTTTTTGTATTTTTTGAAGTGATGTTAACGGCTTCCTATGCATTGGCTTTGCATGGTTCAGGCAGTCGGCGTGTACGTGCAGGGTTGCATTATATTGTTATTAATCTGCTTGCATCGTCTTTATTTTTGATTGGTGCTGCCCTCATTTATGGTGTGACGGGCACTTTGAATATGGCAGATATTGCTGCCAAACTATCTGCAATTCCCGCTAATGATCTTATGCTTTTTGAAGCAGGCGCTGCTATTTTAGGTGTAGCCTTTTTAGTTAAGGCTGGTATGTGGCCATTAAGTTTTTGGCTGCCCGCAACCTATAGTGCCGCTCCTGCGCCAGTTGCAGCGGTTTTTGCTATTTTAAGTAAAGTTGGCATTTATGTTATACTGCGTTTATCAATTTTGATTTTTGGTGCAAGCGCCTCTAGCGTTTATGGTTTTGGTCATAATGTGCTGTTTTATGGTGGTCTTGTCACTATTCTTTTTGGTATTTTCGGCGTATTGGCTAGCCAAGCTTTATCTCGGCTTGCGTCTTATTGCATTTTAGTTTCTTCAGGTACTTTAATTGCCACCATTGGTACTGGTAATGAAGCCTTGATTGGTCCTGCGGTTTTTTATCTTATTACCTCAACACTTGCACTTGGTGCGTTTTTCCTTTTGGTTGAGTTAATTGAACGAGGACAAGATAGTGCGGCTAACGTTCTTGCCGTTACCATGGAAGTTTATGGCGATGAGGAAGAGGAAGAGGAAGACGAGGTTGGGCTTTATTTGCCAGCAACAGTTGCTATTCTAGGATCTTGCTTTGCTGTTTGTGCCATTTTGATTATTGGCATGCCACCTTTTTCAGGATTTCTTGCCAAGATCATGCTAATTTCAGGTCAGCTCAATGCGGCCGAAGCACCAACAGCCAAACATTTTGTTGGGCTTAGTGATTGGCTTTACGTTGCAGCTATTATTTTGTCAGGTGTGGCAGCACTTATCGCCATGACACGCGCTGGTATTCGAACATTTTGGGCGTCATTAGAGGGTAGTGTGCCAAGGGTGATGGTAATTGAAATTGCGCCAATTGCTGGACTTTTGTTAATCTGTCTGCTGCTTACCATTATTGCTGGCCCAACGATGCGTTATATGGATGTCATGGGAGAAAGCCTATTTAATAGCTATAATTATATTGGCAGTGTACTTGGCGGTGTCAATGAATTGGGTGGAGCAGGTGGATTATGATAAAACGTATTTTCCCTTTTCCTGTCCTAGCAGTTTCTATGATATTAATGTGGATGGCGCTTGCTGGTTTTACTCCGGGGCAGTTTATTATATCGCTTTTTGTTGCCTTTATTGGCAATCACGCTATGGCGCGTTTGGAACCAGATCCAATTAAAATAAAAGGCTGGCGTTTTGTACCGCTTTTAATTTGGAAAACTTTTTTAGATATTACCCAATCTAACATAGCTGTTGCATGGATTATTTTAACTGGTGGACGTAAAAAAGCCAATTCTGGTTTTATGATTATACCGCTTGAATTAAAAGATCGCACCGCATTAGCAATATTGGGGTGCGTATTAACGGCAACACCGGGTACTGCATGGGTCGCTTATGACACACGCTCCAATGAGCTTCTATTGCATGTGCTTGATCTTAGTAGTGAGGATCATTGGCGCGACCTTATTAAGAGCCGCTATGAAAGCCTACTTCTAAAAATATTTGACCAAGGAGAAGCTATATGAGCTATAACATTCTATTTTGGGCTCTCCTTGTTTCCCAAGCTATGGTAGGGCTTGCAATCTTACTAGCATCATACCGCCTTATATTTGGGCCGCGCGCGCAAGATCGGATTATGGGGTTAGACACGCTTTATGTCACGGTAATGATCATGTTGCTGCTTTTTGGTATCCGCACTGGAACAGCTATTTATTTTGAGTCGGCACTGGTTATTGGCATGCTTGGTTTTGTTTCTAGCATCGCTTTAGCGAAATTTTTAATGCGCGGCGAGGTGATCGAATGAGCGAAGAACTTGTAAAAGATTTACCTATTTGGGCAGCTCTTCTCATTGCCTTTTTTATGGTTTTGGGCAGTAGCCTAACATTGCTTGGCTGTGTTGGTCTTATACGATTTAAAAATTTTTATGATCGTTTGCATATGCCAACATTGGGCACGACTTGGGGTGTTGGTGGCATTATTATTGCGTCAATATTGTTTTTTACCATGACCAGCGGTCGTTTGGTCATTCATGAATTGCTGATCACTGTTTTTATTGTAGTTACTACGCCGGTAACCTTGATGATGCTTTCGCGCGGCGCTCTTCACCGTGATCGCAGTAATGATTGGCGTGATTTGCCGCCAGAATTATTTGATCTTTATCGTGCGCCAAAGGAAGAAGCTGCAGAGGTTACACCCATTGCTGAAGAAAAAGCAGATGAGCGCCCGCAATTTCCTGAATATCATAGCTCTTGATATCGCCTTTAAGTAATTATCGGTTTGAAGTTTTAATCTAAACTATAAACAAAACATTTTGCTAAAAAAAATAAGGGTGCAAAACGATTATTCATTTTGCACCCTTATTTGTTTTATTTCACTGTTATTTTAGTCAACGAATTGGACAACGACACCTGGCTTAATCAATTTTGCAAGTTCTTGCGCATCCCAATTGGTTAAACGAATACAGCCATGACTAGAGGTTTTGCCAATGCGTGATGGATCAGGCGTTCCATGAATACCATAGGTTGGCTTTGAAAGTGCAATCCAAACCGTGCCAACTGGGCCATTAGGGCCCGGTGGAATGGTCAATACTTTGTTATTTTCACCCTGTTTGAAATTGATTTTCGGGTTGTAGGTATAATTGGGGTTAAGTGCAATGCGCTTTACCTCCACTGTGCCCGATGGTGATGGATTATCCGATGACCCGATGGTTGAGGGGTAGGCAACTACTAATTTGCCAGCCTCATCATAACCACGAACTTGCTTGCGAGCTTTATCGGCAATGATAAAGGAAACTGCTTTGCGCTTTGGCAAAAGCAAATTAGGCACATTGATAACCACACCAGGTTGGCGGAAATTTACCCCTGGATTAAGTTCTTGCAAATAACGCTCATCGATATGAAAGCGTTCAGACAACATTTCAAGCACAGATGTGTAAGCCATAGAAGGCAGTTGCGCTTTTAACGCATAATCATTTGGGATTGATGCAACATAGAATTGCCCAACATCCTCATTGGTAATGGTATAAGTTGTAAATGCGGCGCCGCCAGTTGCTTGCAAAGCTGCTTCAATTGCAGGTCCATTATTCGGGTCAATAAATTTGCCGGTCAATTGGCTGGCTGCTGCGGCTGCCTTGTCAAAATTACTACCAGGTGCGCCATCGATAACCCCTGATGACGCGCCAATGCGACTCATTAATACTTGCAATGACGCGATTTGTCTTTTACCTTGCGCGCCTTTGGGCATTTCAATTGCTGGTGTATCAGCGTCTGGTAAGCCGCCATAAACACTTTGTGGCACATTATGCGGAGTATAGGTTTGGTCACTACTACCATTTGGATAATTTGATGGACGATAATTTGATGGGCCATCAATGGAAGCGGTGGTATTTGGATCAACAGCAGGGCGTGGTGTTGGCTGCGGCCGATATTGTGGGCGCGGCGCATTTTGGTATTGCTGTGGATATTGCTGGCGTGCTGGCGGTTGGTAATAAGGGTCTTCCTCAGGCGGATAATAACCATTATTGCCTTGTGTTGGCTGTTGATATTGGTTGCCATAGGGGTGGGGATATTGATTGCCATAGGGCTGCGGTGCAGGAGGATAATAGTCCTGCGCAGTTGCAAAATGGCTTTGTGCTATTGCGCTTAATCCAATAAGCGAAACAAGCAGAACACGACTTTTATTAGCGCTAAGGATTGAAAATCCCGTTTCATTTTGTCGCTTTAAAGGTTTTTTGGTCATATGTTTTCAACCATATTTCATTTTGAATATCTGATGTAGATATTCATTAATCTTTATTCCAGCAGTTAGGTGGCGGATATCCGCTTAAAACTACCTTGGCTTAAAGTTTACTATAGGCAATTATGGTTAATAATTTGTCGCGTGGAAAAAAATATTAAGACAGATTTTAATAAAA
Protein-coding sequences here:
- a CDS encoding antibiotic biosynthesis monooxygenase family protein; the encoded protein is MFAKTPPPYYLVAFSSQRSLGDDEYHQIAEKMVELALQQTGCLGAESVRDENGFGITNSFWRDEASIKSWKNNIDHQIAQKLGKSKFYSDYFVRVAKVERDYCFAACKMLSNPQ
- a CDS encoding Na+/H+ antiporter subunit C, whose protein sequence is MEIILALAIGILGGSGIWLLLRPRTFQVIIGLSLLSYAVNIFIFSMGRLKMNAAPITSNAGSIDPTQFTDPVPQALVLTAIVIGFATTALFLVVLLVARGLTGSDHVDGREPN
- a CDS encoding Na+/H+ antiporter subunit E, with the translated sequence MIKRIFPFPVLAVSMILMWMALAGFTPGQFIISLFVAFIGNHAMARLEPDPIKIKGWRFVPLLIWKTFLDITQSNIAVAWIILTGGRKKANSGFMIIPLELKDRTALAILGCVLTATPGTAWVAYDTRSNELLLHVLDLSSEDHWRDLIKSRYESLLLKIFDQGEAI
- a CDS encoding TetR/AcrR family transcriptional regulator translates to MAKEKIAKTTLKREQQRIALIDAAERAIAAKGLNGFKARELADEIGVGLGQIYNLVTDLDELLLRVSSKTLVRLETAIEAEFNDEQPQTAEDMLIVTARAYHHFARDNYNLWRTLFDHQLPQDKPVPDWVSHERLRPFQVVDKPLGELMKGADSEEVKLFSQTIFSGIHGLVSISLDSRDVGVPPALLDKQIGKFIKIICRGLKKKSK
- a CDS encoding monovalent cation/H+ antiporter subunit A; the protein is MTTREAMLVLLILLPFIGSAIIGFFRSTAKNNEAWFAGSVALFGLLLTIMLYPSIMNGDAVRLQIDWLPQWGINIILRMDGLAWLFLLMINGIGLLVVIYARYYMDPADPVPRFFSFFLAFMGAMTGIVLSGNIIMLVIFWELTSIFSFLLIGYWYHNASARDGARMALTVTGLGGFALLVGMLLLGHIVGSYDLDVVLKSGDIIRSSPLYLPALILILLGALTKSAQFPFHFWLPNAMAAPTPVSAYLHSATMVKAGVFLLVRLWPVLAGTDAWFWIVGLSGLTTLFLGAYFAMFQQDLKGLLAYSTISHLGLITTLLSLGSPLACVAAIFHMANHATFKASLFMAAGIIDHETGTRDMRKLTGLARYMPITAALAIIASAAMAGVPLLNGFLSKEMFFAEAIETHVESWLDLATPYIATIASLFSVTYSVRFIHGVFFGPKPQDLPKTPHEPPHFMRLPIELLVGLCLLVGILPNWSIGPALSGAVKSVLGSATPHYSLALWHGFNTPLIMSLIALVGGILLYIVGRRYFLSCEDGPPFFRHIKGQRIFERVLVTISWKWARWAEQFFGTRRLQTQVRWVILVPIASVFAAIAIIGIMPGDLPLTTIDPVFAIFWIIGGTCALCAAWQAKFHRLASLMLVGGAGLMTCVTFLWLSAPDLALTQLLVEVVTTVLLLLGLRWLPKRWQDPDPMPAGLSARFRRLRDLLIAIIGGCGLAWLSYAIMTRGALDAGGDTIAEFFLKNAYVGGGGTNVVNVLLVDFRGFDTMGEICVLGIVALTVFALLRRFRPASESIESPSQQRIQTAFDINQPEREEGDTLQDYLTIPQITMHWLFPAIIGLAIYIFMRGHDLPGGGFAAGVTMAIGFILQYLASGTRWVEDHLTILPVRWMGFGICVALATGVASWFFGYPFLTTYFNYLEIPFIGKMPTASALLFDLGVFALVVGATVLMLIALAHQSIRRYRVRKEETIVKEDN
- the mnhG gene encoding monovalent cation/H(+) antiporter subunit G; its protein translation is MSEELVKDLPIWAALLIAFFMVLGSSLTLLGCVGLIRFKNFYDRLHMPTLGTTWGVGGIIIASILFFTMTSGRLVIHELLITVFIVVTTPVTLMMLSRGALHRDRSNDWRDLPPELFDLYRAPKEEAAEVTPIAEEKADERPQFPEYHSS
- a CDS encoding monovalent cation/H+ antiporter subunit D, with protein sequence MGNALYHLIIIPIILPLAVAAVLLFFDERRHTLKLLSAIITSGLLVLVAIALIARAKDITPGADVYLLGNWAAPFGIVLVLDRLSAVLLLLSSCLMLGSLVYSYTHWNKAGPHFPSLMLFLLAGVNGAFLTGDLFNLFVFFEVMLTASYALALHGSGSRRVRAGLHYIVINLLASSLFLIGAALIYGVTGTLNMADIAAKLSAIPANDLMLFEAGAAILGVAFLVKAGMWPLSFWLPATYSAAPAPVAAVFAILSKVGIYVILRLSILIFGASASSVYGFGHNVLFYGGLVTILFGIFGVLASQALSRLASYCILVSSGTLIATIGTGNEALIGPAVFYLITSTLALGAFFLLVELIERGQDSAANVLAVTMEVYGDEEEEEEDEVGLYLPATVAILGSCFAVCAILIIGMPPFSGFLAKIMLISGQLNAAEAPTAKHFVGLSDWLYVAAIILSGVAALIAMTRAGIRTFWASLEGSVPRVMVIEIAPIAGLLLICLLLTIIAGPTMRYMDVMGESLFNSYNYIGSVLGGVNELGGAGGL
- a CDS encoding energy-coupling factor ABC transporter permease, which translates into the protein MHIEPGVVSGAKIILSYATAFAALGITAKLALRTIFPQKTSDSFHQKSKDGGIISLLARSLITTALVFTFFEIFPHHPVGVSEVHLILGSSLFLIFGAAPTAIGLTLGLLLQGLFFAPFDLPQYGMNVTTLLMPLFAMAWLANKIIPQNSAYKDIGYKQALALSTSYQGGIVAWVAFWAFYGEGFSSETAVNIGSFAIAYMSVVLVEPLIDLGVLFIAKSLHKLSNSPFIQQRLYQAIN
- a CDS encoding K+/H+ antiporter subunit F, yielding MSYNILFWALLVSQAMVGLAILLASYRLIFGPRAQDRIMGLDTLYVTVMIMLLLFGIRTGTAIYFESALVIGMLGFVSSIALAKFLMRGEVIE
- a CDS encoding ABC transporter substrate-binding protein, with amino-acid sequence MLIPTSSFFQKVLTLSSLVILPLIALNNTAEAASTQYPLKLNNCGRIIEFKKKPQNVVSVGQTSTEILYLLGLSDKVKGTALWFEPVMPEFKDIDAQIKRLADNEPSFESVVAQKPDMIANQYEWTIGPVGATATYSQFDDLAIPVYTSPADCEGKDNLAGNDGLRTTPFDMEIIYKEIHELSQIFDVEERGDKVIETLKAREKAAIEKAKSLNIKDISGIMWFSSSTLQSDPFIGGRLGAPAYMFKTLNIKNIAQSDFDWPTMGWETIAKDNPTILVIADMQRKRFPADHADVKINFLQSDPVTKLMNAVKDQRIITINAQAMNGSIHTIDGIEQLANALIKIQENQMSGAKIAPNNLH
- a CDS encoding L,D-transpeptidase, translated to MTKKPLKRQNETGFSILSANKSRVLLVSLIGLSAIAQSHFATAQDYYPPAPQPYGNQYPHPYGNQYQQPTQGNNGYYPPEEDPYYQPPARQQYPQQYQNAPRPQYRPQPTPRPAVDPNTTASIDGPSNYRPSNYPNGSSDQTYTPHNVPQSVYGGLPDADTPAIEMPKGAQGKRQIASLQVLMSRIGASSGVIDGAPGSNFDKAAAAASQLTGKFIDPNNGPAIEAALQATGGAAFTTYTITNEDVGQFYVASIPNDYALKAQLPSMAYTSVLEMLSERFHIDERYLQELNPGVNFRQPGVVINVPNLLLPKRKAVSFIIADKARKQVRGYDEAGKLVVAYPSTIGSSDNPSPSGTVEVKRIALNPNYTYNPKINFKQGENNKVLTIPPGPNGPVGTVWIALSKPTYGIHGTPDPSRIGKTSSHGCIRLTNWDAQELAKLIKPGVVVQFVD